A window of the Canis lupus baileyi chromosome 1, mCanLup2.hap1, whole genome shotgun sequence genome harbors these coding sequences:
- the LOC140604176 gene encoding interferon-inducible GTPase 5, producing MATSKLRAVPGEEETTILMAKEELEALRSAFESGDIPQAASRLRELLASSQSVRLEVGVTGESGAGKSSLINALRGVGAEDPGAALTGVVETTMQPSPYPHPQFPDVTLWDLPGAGSPGCPADKYLKQVDFGRYDFFLLVSPRRCGAVETRLASEILRQGKKFYFVRTKVDEDLAATRTQRPSGFSEAAVLQEIRDHCAERLRVAGMTDPRIFLVSNLSPARYDFPLLMSTWEHDLPAHRRHAGLLSLPDISLEALQKKKDMLQEQVLKTALVSGVIQALPVPGLAAAYDDALLIRSLRGYHRSFGLDDDSLAKLAEQVGKQAGDLRSVIRSPLANEVSPETVLRLYSQSSDGAMRVARAFEKGIPVFGTLVAGGISFGTVYTMLQGCLNEMAEDAQRVRIKALEEDEPQSEVSLEAAGDNGVEKRGSGEGGCEEAPLSARRKLGLLLKYILDSWKKRDLSEEK from the coding sequence ATGGCTACTTCGAAGTTGCGAGCAGTGCCCGGGGAGGAGGAGACCACCATCCTCATGGCCAAGGAAGAGCTGGAGGCCCTGCGCAGCGCCTTTGAGTCGGGCGACATCCCCCAGGCGGCCTCCCGCCTCCGGGAGCTGCTGGCCTCCTCCCAGAGCGTCCGCCTGGAGGTGGGCGTCACAGGCGAGTCGGGCGCTGGCAAGTCCTCCCTCATCAACGCCCTCCGGGGTGTGGGGGCCGAGGACCCCGGCGCGGCCCTCACCGGCGTCGTGGAGACCACAATGCAGCCCTCGCCCTACCCGCACCCACAGTTTCCAGACGTGACCCTGTGGGACCTGCCGGGGGCTGGCTCTCCGGGCTGCCCAGCTGACAAGTACCTGAAGCAGGTGGACTTCGGCCGCTATGACTTCTTCCTGCTGGTCTCTCCCCGCCGCTGCGGGGCTGTGGAGACCCGCCTGGCCTCGGAGATCCTGCGCCAGGGCAAGAAGTTCTACTTTGTGCGCACCAAGGTGGACGAGGACCTGGCGGCCACCCGTACCCAGCGGCCCTCGGGCTTCAGTGAGGCGGCCGTCCTGCAGGAGATCCGTGACCACTGCGCCGAGCGGCTGCGGGTGGCCGGCATGACCGACCCGCGCATCTTCCTCGTGTCCAACCTCTCGCCGGCCCGCTACGACTTTCCGCTGCTCATGTCCACCTGGGAGCACGACCTGCCTGCCCACCGGCGCCACGCTGGCCTGCTTTCGCTGCCCGATATCTCGCTGGAGGCCCTGCAGAAGAAGAAGGACATGCTCCAGGAGCAAGTGCTCAAGACAGCCCTGGTGTCAGGCGTCATCCAGGCCCTGCCCGTGCCAGGGCTGGCGGCCGCCTACGACGACGCTCTGCTCATCCGCTCGCTGCGTGGCTACCACCGCAGCTTCGGCCTGGATGACGACTCGCTGGCCAAGCTGGCTGAGCAGGTGGGCAAGCAGGCAGGTGACCTGCGCTCCGTCATCCGATCCCCGCTGGCCAACGAGGTCTCGCCGGAAACCGTCCTGCGGCTCTACTCACAGTCATCTGACGGTGCCATGCGGGTGGCCCGTGCCTTTgagaaggggatccctgtgtTTGGCACGCTGGTGGCCGGGGGCATCAGCTTTGGCACCGTCTATACCATGCTCCAGGGCTGCCTCAATGAAATGGCCGAAGACGCCCAGCGGGTCCGCATCAAGGCCCTGGAGGAGGACGAGCCCCAGTCTGAGGTCAGCCTGGAGGCAGCCGGTGACAATGGTGTGGAAAAGCGGGGATCTGGGGAGGGAGGCTGTGAGGAAGCACCGCTCTCGGCTCGCCGGAAGCTTGGCCTCCTCCTCAAGTATATTCTCGACAGCTGGAAGAAGCGTGACTTGTCAGAAGAGAAGTGA